In Kogia breviceps isolate mKogBre1 chromosome 9, mKogBre1 haplotype 1, whole genome shotgun sequence, a single window of DNA contains:
- the PGAM2 gene encoding phosphoglycerate mutase 2 isoform X1 gives MPTHRLVMVRHGESTWNQENRFCGWFDAELSEKGAEEARKGAQAIKDVKMEFDICYTSVLKRAIHTLWTILDTTDQMWLPVVRTWRLNERHYGGLTGLNKAETAAKHGEEQVKIWRRSFDIPPPPMDEKHPYYNCISKVSGWGAGVEGRSGDGGPGWGAGLRLGREQQHGCPQERRYAGLKPGELPTRESLKDTIARALPFWNDEIVPQIKAGKRVLIAAHGNSLRGIVKHLEGMSDQAIMELNLPTGIPIVYELDQALKPTKPMRFLGDEETVRKAMEAVAAQGKAK, from the exons ATGCCCACGCACCGCCTCGTGATGGTCCGGCACGGCGAGAGCACCTGGAACCAGGAGAACCGCTTCTGCGGCTGGTTCGACGCCGAGCTGAGCGAGAAGGGGGCTGAGGAGGCCCGGAAGGGGGCCCAGGCCATCAAGGACGTGAAGATGGAGTTCGACATCTGCTACACGTCGGTGCTGAAGAGGGCCATACACACGCTCTGGACCATCCTGGACACGACGGACCAGATGTGGCTGCCTGTGGTGCGCACCTGGCGCCTCAACGAGCGGCACTACGGCGGCCTCACCGGCCTCAACAAGGCGGAGACGGCCGCCAAGCACGGCGAGGAGCAGGTCAAGATCTGGAGGCGCTCCTTCGACATCCCTCCGCCCCCCATGGATGAGAAGCACCCCTACTACAACTGCATCAGCAAGGTGAgcggctggggggcgggggtggaggggaggtctGGGGACGGGGGCCcaggctggggggcggggctcCGTCTGGGGCGAGAACAGCAGCATGGATGCCCCCAGGAGCGTCGCTATGCAGGCCTGAAGCCGGGGGAGCTGCCCACGCGTGAGAGCCTCAAGGACACCATCGCCCGGGCCCTGCCCTTCTGGAATGATGAGATCGTCCCCCAGATCAAGGCTGGCAAGAGAGTGCTCATTGCAGCCCACGGGAACAGCCTGCGGGGCATCGTCAAGCACCTGGAAG GGATGTCGGACCAGGCCATCATGGAGCTGAACCTGCCCACGGGGATCCCCATCGTGTACGAGCTGGACCAGGCGCTGAAGCCCACCAAGCCCATGCGCTTCCTGGGTGACGAGGAGACTGTGCGCAAGGCCATGGAAGCTGTGGCTGCCCAGGGCAAGGCCAAGTGA
- the PGAM2 gene encoding phosphoglycerate mutase 2 isoform X2: MPTHRLVMVRHGESTWNQENRFCGWFDAELSEKGAEEARKGAQAIKDVKMEFDICYTSVLKRAIHTLWTILDTTDQMWLPVVRTWRLNERHYGGLTGLNKAETAAKHGEEQVKIWRRSFDIPPPPMDEKHPYYNCISKERRYAGLKPGELPTRESLKDTIARALPFWNDEIVPQIKAGKRVLIAAHGNSLRGIVKHLEGMSDQAIMELNLPTGIPIVYELDQALKPTKPMRFLGDEETVRKAMEAVAAQGKAK, encoded by the exons ATGCCCACGCACCGCCTCGTGATGGTCCGGCACGGCGAGAGCACCTGGAACCAGGAGAACCGCTTCTGCGGCTGGTTCGACGCCGAGCTGAGCGAGAAGGGGGCTGAGGAGGCCCGGAAGGGGGCCCAGGCCATCAAGGACGTGAAGATGGAGTTCGACATCTGCTACACGTCGGTGCTGAAGAGGGCCATACACACGCTCTGGACCATCCTGGACACGACGGACCAGATGTGGCTGCCTGTGGTGCGCACCTGGCGCCTCAACGAGCGGCACTACGGCGGCCTCACCGGCCTCAACAAGGCGGAGACGGCCGCCAAGCACGGCGAGGAGCAGGTCAAGATCTGGAGGCGCTCCTTCGACATCCCTCCGCCCCCCATGGATGAGAAGCACCCCTACTACAACTGCATCAGCAAG GAGCGTCGCTATGCAGGCCTGAAGCCGGGGGAGCTGCCCACGCGTGAGAGCCTCAAGGACACCATCGCCCGGGCCCTGCCCTTCTGGAATGATGAGATCGTCCCCCAGATCAAGGCTGGCAAGAGAGTGCTCATTGCAGCCCACGGGAACAGCCTGCGGGGCATCGTCAAGCACCTGGAAG GGATGTCGGACCAGGCCATCATGGAGCTGAACCTGCCCACGGGGATCCCCATCGTGTACGAGCTGGACCAGGCGCTGAAGCCCACCAAGCCCATGCGCTTCCTGGGTGACGAGGAGACTGTGCGCAAGGCCATGGAAGCTGTGGCTGCCCAGGGCAAGGCCAAGTGA